A window of Xyrauchen texanus isolate HMW12.3.18 chromosome 10, RBS_HiC_50CHRs, whole genome shotgun sequence contains these coding sequences:
- the LOC127650859 gene encoding phostensin-like isoform X3, with the protein MSRIYNLKPVGSRNAVCISERSSEIPTNSGNIQGKYNPIRHTPSLDILPETAKLWNHETVKDVDTTETVDSTDVQMVQCHVERLQLKEQEAEYGSRNIRKAQSSGQSSLATEQEIRRPEGQKRPDILREMQKSQTPTIPRFPQDQQKIQISHSKPQQLRSFTVNAQNTQSTENSLKPSGQGNGPLSSSISCTQSSSPSPPLFSIRSASGGPGKRGTTITITPRRPGGASPSGGTPSPSRAAPQGQAHKPTSSVTKEAGKKKYPTAEQIEVIGGYQNLERSCLVKSRGTPKAVKVCFDDTQLEKVYESCKR; encoded by the coding sequence ATGAGTCGGATCTATAACCTCAAGCCAGTGGGCTCTAGGAATGCGGTGTGTATCAGCGAACGGTCTAGTGAAATTCCAACAAACAGTGGTAATATACAGGGGAAATACAACCCCATCAGACACACACCATCTCTGGACATTCTGCCAGAAACTGCCAAACTGTGGAACCATGAGACGGTCAAAGATGTTGACACAACTGAGACAGTGGATTCGACAGATGTTCAGATGGTACAGTGTCATGTGGAACGTCTGCAGCTTAAGGAACAGGAAGCAGAATATGGTTCCCGCAACATCAGAAAGGCACAATCGAGTGGTCAGAGCAGTCTGGCCACAGAACAGGAGATTAGAAGGCCCGAAGGACAGAAGAGACCAGATATTCTCAGAGAGATGCAAAAATCACAAACCCCTACCATCCCCAGATTTCCACAAGACCAACAGAAAATTCAGATATCTCATTCCAAACCCCAGCAGCTCAGGTCATTCACAGTCAATGCCCAGAACACACAATCAACAGAAAATTCTCTAAAGCCCTCAGGACAAGGCAACGGCCCTCTATCATCTTCCATCTCCTGCACCCAATCTTCTTCCCCCTCTCCACCTCTCTTTTCCATCAGGAGTGCCTCAGGTGGACCAGGAAAGAGAGGAACTACCATCACAATTACCCCCAGGAGACCTGGAGGAGCATCCCCTTCTGGAGGGACCCCCTCTCCCTCCAGAGCAGCGCCCCAGGGCCAAGCACACAAACCAACCTCCAGTGTCACCAAAGAAGCTGGGAAAAAGAAGTATCCCACAGCAGAACAGATTGAGGTGATTGGAGGGTACCAGAACCTTGAGCGGTCATGTTTGGTAAAGAGCAGAGGGACACCGAAAGCT